TTACATAAGCATATCCGCCATCGCCAGTGTTGCCTATCTCGATGATCTTGTCACTAACTTTCTTTACATCTATATCTATACCAACAACGCCAACAAATTTACCATTTTTAGTAACTGGAGCGGTGAAACTCATAACAAGATCATTTGTAGAAGTGACCCTTGGTTCGGTATAAATTTCTTTATTTTTCTCTTTTGTGCTCTTATACCAGCCTCTAGTTCTTGGGTCGTAGTTGTCAGCTACGGTTGTTCTTTTACCATCTGATTGGAAGAAGTGTCCATCCTCATCGCCGTAATAGACATATTTCACCGCAGAGTTTGCGACCTTTTTTTCTAATAAGACAAAGTTCATTATCTCATCGCCACTTTGAGCGCCTTCAACTGCTGATGAAATTTTCTTGACGTACTCTAAATTTTCATCAAAAAAAGTGTTTGCAACACTTTTTATATCTTTGAGGACCTGATCCTCTTTGCCACTGACAAGCTCAACGATCTTGTCCTTTGAAGTAAAATAACTAACCGCCGAGATAGCGCAAAACGAGATGATGAGTAAAACCATCAAGGCGAGTGCTATCTTATTTGTGATAGACCTAAACACCTCTGCTCCTTTAAATTTTGTTTGAAATTCATTTGTAAAACAAAATCGGAGCAAAAGTATAAATGTTTATAGTGTTCTCATAAATTCAGTGCTGTAAATTCCATCGATGCGTCTTTTCATATCATCATGCCAGCCATTTGTAAGAGTGGTGAGGGCGTTAAATTTCTCTAGTAAATTTAAATTTTCACTTGGCGCGTAAAAGAGCCTGTTTATCTCTAAAATGCTCATATGAACTGGGTCACTTTCTATAACCTCTATCGCGTCGCCTGCTTTGCACGATCCTGGCGTAAGAACGCGGTAGTACCAGCCAGTAAGGCCTGTTTCAAAGATGTGAGTAGCCATATTTTCATTGCCCCATCTTTTTGAGAGCTTAAAGCATGGCTTTCTAGGCTGCGAGACTTGAAGCACAAGCGAGCCCACCTTGTGGATATCGCCCACATAAACGCAGCTCTCATCAAGCCCATCAACGCATAAATTCTCCCCCATCGCACCATAAGCCATATTTTTTAATCCTAAAAATTTCTCCCACTCGGCGTAGTTTGCAAACGAATTTGCAAAAATAGCCTTTTCAGGGCCGCCATGATGCTTCGTATCAGCGACGCTATCGCCCTCAAAGCCAAGCTCATTTGCGAAAATTTCGCCATTTTGAGCTACTTTAAAAATAGCTGAGCTCCAAGGTAAATTTAGCTTATCAGTCGCATTTTGCGAGCCGTAGTTTTTCACATCTCCTATTAGTAAAGCTTTTAGTGTTGCCATATTTTTCCTATCAAATTTAGTTTATTCTTAAATTATTCGCGTGAGTTAGCGCTATCGCGATAGCATCGGTGATATCAAGCGGTTTTATCTCTTTATTTATGCCTAAAATTTTTTTCACCATAAATGCCACCTGCTCTTTGTCAGCCTTTGCCTTGCCAGTGACCGTTTTTTTTACCTGAAGCGGCGTATATTCGGCAAAGTCACCATGAAGCTGCAAAATTTTAAGACTAAGTGCCCCGCGAAACTGAGCGAGCTTTAAGACCGTTTTTGGGTTATAAGCAAAGAATATGTCCTCTATCGCGACCTCGTCAAATTTATGGTTTTTAAAGATGAGATCAAGCCCCTCGCAAAGCTCTGTTATTTGGTATTGAAGCGTGTTTGGCTTTATCTTTATAAGCCCAGCTTCAAGAAGAGTAGTTTTAAATTTACTCTTTTCAAGTATCGCGTAACCGCAATTTTTCGTGCCTGGATCGATTCCTAAAATTTTCATCACAATCTTTTCAATACTTTTTCACGACTTTTTCACGCCGTGAAAAAGTTTGTCGGAGTTTAACAAAGGTTTTATTAAATTTAAGATAAAATCGCTAATAAAATTAATTACTTCAAAAGGGTTTAAAT
Above is a window of Campylobacter concisus DNA encoding:
- a CDS encoding MOSC domain-containing protein — its product is MATLKALLIGDVKNYGSQNATDKLNLPWSSAIFKVAQNGEIFANELGFEGDSVADTKHHGGPEKAIFANSFANYAEWEKFLGLKNMAYGAMGENLCVDGLDESCVYVGDIHKVGSLVLQVSQPRKPCFKLSKRWGNENMATHIFETGLTGWYYRVLTPGSCKAGDAIEVIESDPVHMSILEINRLFYAPSENLNLLEKFNALTTLTNGWHDDMKRRIDGIYSTEFMRTL
- the ruvC gene encoding crossover junction endodeoxyribonuclease RuvC, whose amino-acid sequence is MVMKILGIDPGTKNCGYAILEKSKFKTTLLEAGLIKIKPNTLQYQITELCEGLDLIFKNHKFDEVAIEDIFFAYNPKTVLKLAQFRGALSLKILQLHGDFAEYTPLQVKKTVTGKAKADKEQVAFMVKKILGINKEIKPLDITDAIAIALTHANNLRIN